TACAACGCTTGAAATTTTTGATTTTGCTATTAAGAATGGTATGACTACACATCAGGCAGCCTTAACGATTGCTCAAAATCGTATCGATTTAAGAAAAATCGAGAATAGTAAAAAGTAAAAAACGAGCTTAATTTTTGTCTCAGTTTCTATCTCGGCTCTTAAGTGTTCATTGAGATTGGAAACTGAGACTTTTTTTATGCATAAAAGGCAATGTTTATTAGCTTGAAATTATTCTTAAATTAACTAAGTATTAATTTCATTATAAGATATGAAATTCTTATTTTTGCAAATTAATTTTTAAATGTTCTTACAAGGTGGTAAATAGAAGACACATACGCGTTAAAGTAATGCAATCCATTTATGCAATGCATCAAAACGGTTCTGATAATCTTGAAAAAGAAGAGAAATTTCTTTTTTATAGTATTGATAATATTCAGGATTTATATCTTGTAATGGTTTCTTCGTTAATCGAAATTTGTAAAAAAGAGACAATCTTTTTACACCTATCAAGCAAAAAACATCTTGCAACTGCTGAAGAGCGTAATCCAAACGAAAAATTTATTAAGAATGCCATTTTTCAAATCCTAGCTGAGAACAATTCTCTTAGTATAGCTTTAGAAAATCGTAAAATCACTAATTGGTCATTAAATGATGATTATATTATATTGCTTCTTAATGATATTAAGGCAAGTAGCCTGTATGCGAAATACATGAGTAATTCAGTAAACACGTTTGAAGAAGATAAACAGTTTATTGTTGATTTATTTACAGAAGTAATCGTTCCTAATGAAAAATTATACGAGTATTTAGAAGATGATAAGCTTACTTGGGTAGATGATATTCCTGTGGTAAATACACATATTATCAAGCAATTAAAGAATATTACAGATGGAGAAGACGATAATTTTAGAGTTCCTAAATTGTATAAAGACAATGAGGATAGAGATTTTGTAAAAGACTTGTTTAGAAAAACAGTTTTAAACGAATCTGAATTTGCTAAAGAATATGTAGATAAAACTCCAAACTGGGATAGTGATCGTATTGCTGAAATAGATACTATTATCTTAAAAATGGCAATTTGTGAATTTTTAAAATTCCCATCGATTCCTGTAAAAGTAACTCTTAATGAATATTTAGAAATTGCAAAAGAGTATTCTACGCCAAAAAGTAGTATTTTTATCAACGGGATTTTAGATAATCTTGTAAAAGAACTGGAGGCTAGCAAAAAGTTAATTAAAGCTGGTCGTGGTTTAATGTAATAATTATTAAATAAAAACAGAATTTAAATTATGGAACAATTAACTCAATTTGCACCGTTTCTATTAATGTTTGTAGTGATCTATTTCTTTATGATTAGACCGCAACAAAAACGTGCGAAAAATGAAAAAGAATTTGAAAGTAGCCTAAAAGTAGGTGATAAAATTATAACAAAAAGTGGTCTTCACGGAAAAGTTTCAGAGCTTGCAGAAACAACTGTAGTTATCGAAACAATGTCTGGAAAGTTAAAGATGGAGCGTTCTGCAATTTCTATGGAAATGAGCGCAGCTTTAGCTAAGAAATAGTATACTTTTAGTAATCTATTAAAGTCCCAATCCGAAATTTCGGATTGGGATTTTTTTTTGTCTGCAATTTAAGACTGCTTTCTTCTGGTCTTAGTAGTTGTTTCTTTTTAATAGTTGTAGTATTGCTCTTGAGGTTAATTCTATGCTTTGTGTAGCTGTGCAGTTTTCTAGTTCTTTTATTTGTTGCTATGGTGTTATGGTGTTTTCTTGCGACTATAGTTTTTGAGTTTTTTTGGCCAGATTATTTCTTTTAAACAAGTTTTTATTATTGTAGGTTTATACTTTTTATTTGTTTTTTCTTTGTAAGAACTTAGTTGTTTTTTAGAATGTTTCTGAATTGTGCTTTTTGAGTGTGGTTTGTTTTTGGGTATCGTTTGCTTTTTGTATTTTCGCTCGAAATGACAAATACCCTATTTTTTTATGGGGTATATGTTTTTGTTTTTTGTTTTTTATTGGTTTTTTGTTCTTTTTTATGGGGGGTGTGTTTTGATTGTTTTTAATTTTCATTGATTTTTGTTGTTTTTTCTATTGTTGATTTTTTTTAAAACATAGTTCTAAAATGTCAAATAATGATAATTAGGTATCGTAATTTTTGTAATCCGTAATTCTTCCTAAAACAGGTCAAAAAAATAAATTTTATAAGATTATCTAATGTAAAAGTTGATAAATTCGCCTTAGAAACATGTTTTACTAAGGCTATTTATTGGTATAAATCAGCACTGCAGTTCTTTGATATTATATTAGAATATAAATGGCATTCATGAAAAAAATAACCAAACCAATTAATAACTGAAACCAAATTATTAACCAAAATCATTTAAAACATGAAAAGAGTATTGCATATTTTAGCTTTAATGTTAACAAGTTCTTTTGCTTTTGCCCAAGATGATAAAGAAACGACTAATCCCGCGACAGTATTTGGAGGGTCGGCAGACCTTTATTATAAATATGATTTTTCTAAACAACAAAACGGTTTAACTAGTTTTACAAATTCACAGGATTCATTCGAATTAGGGATGGCTTCTATTGAGGCTTCGCACAAGTTTGGAAAAGCTTCTGTCTTTGTAGATTTAGGATTTGGAACAAGAGTGACTGAGTTTTCTTATAATGAGTATGAAGATAATAGTAAGGCTTCTTTTTTGATAAAACAATTGTTTCTTAAGTATGATTTATCCGATAGTTTTTCTATAACAGCAGGTAGTTTTGGAACACATATGGGATATGAATTATTGGATGCTGTCGATAATAAAAATTATAGTACATCATATGCATTTTCGTACGGGCCTTTTTTTAATACAGGAGTTAAGGTACAATACACAACAGAAGAATTTAGTTTTATGTTAGGTGTTACTAATCCAACCGATTTTAAATCAGCGATGGACGCTGGTTCTAGTCAAAAGACTTATGTCGGGCAATTTGGATATATTACCGATAAAGGAAGTGCTTATTTGAATTTTACATCAGGAAGTACAAATCCAACTCCAGGAGCTACAGTTGTGCCAACGGGGGAAAATAAAACGCAATTTGATATTGTGGGAACAAAGGCGGTTAATGATATTTTTTCTTTAGGGTTTAATGCAGCGTACGCTAAAACGACAAATGATTATGATAGTAATCTTGATGGAGAATGGTTTTCAGTAGTAGGGTATGCTTATTATAAGTTTAAAGAAAATCTTGGATTAGCGTACAGGATGGAATATTTTAATGCAAAAGATGCTGCACTGAGTTTAGGAACAGTTGCTGGTTCAAATGTTTTTGCAAATACCGTATCACTTAATTATAAAGTTGGAAATATGACGATAATTCCAGAGATAAGATTGGATAGTGCTTCTGCAGATGTTTTTCTTGATAGTAATTCTGCCCCAACTGGAAAGATGGCCTTTGCATTAGTTGCTGCTACCTATTCTTTTTAAGATATTAAGATTGATATTTTTTTTTTTTTTTTTTGAACTGTCAAAACATTAGTGTGTTTTGGCAGTTTTTTATTTACAGTTTGTTATAAAGATAAAACACGCTTTAGAATTGACTAAAGCGTGTTTTTATCTAGTATGAATTATGTCTTTTTATTGTTTTTTGTAAATAGAATAAATCGTATTTATTGTTTTTCTGTCTAATACATTATCAACTTCTGTTTGGATATAATGTAGTTTAAAAGCTGTTATTGCGGCTGTAAGATTTTTAGTATTGTAGCCAATAATTCGCAAAGCAGGCTCAATTCTAAAATCGAATGGAGCTTCTTCCAGTATCTCATCTTGCCAGATTCCAAATCCTAGTCCAGCTAGCGTTTTCCAAGGAAACAACTTACTTGGGTCTTGTTTTCTTCCTGGAGCAATATCGGCATGACCTAATATATTTTGTGTTGGTACATTATATTCCTTTTTTAACCTTGTCAAAAGAGCAATTAAACTATTCATTTGTGTTTCCGAGAAAGGTTCAACTCCGTTATTGTCAAGCTCAATACCTAGTGAAGAGGAGTTGAGGTCGGTATTTTTTCCCCATGTAGCATTACCAGCATGCCACGCACGTAAATAATCATTTAACATTTGGACCACTTTACCATCTCTCGAGATAATGTAATGAGCACTTACTTGTGTTTTTGTTTTAGTAAATGTATTTACAGTTTGTTGTAAAGAATCCTGAGCTGTATGATGGATAATAATAAAGTTAGGTTTACGTAAATTAAAGTTTACGGTACCTATCCATTGTGTATTAATTCCATTTTGTAGCGAAGTAGATCCAGTTTGCGAAAGGGAGTCCTTGTAAATATGTAACTGATTTGCATATGACGTATCTATGCTTATAGTTGCAATAGGAGGAGGTATAGGTTGTGCATCTTTGCTTGTGATTTTATTTTCAAGAGATTTAAGTTGCTGATCGTATACCTTTTCACTCGATTTATATGGATTTGTAGAGCAAGATGTAATTGCAATCGCTATAGTTAAACAGTAAAAATACTTTCTCATACTTTAAAAATTGTTTTATGTTTTGTTCTAACAATTACTATTCTTTTTCCTTATCCTTATCCTTATCCTTGTTCTTTTCCTTTTCTTTTTTCTTTTTCTTTGCTTTTTTAGAACTACTTTGATCTTTTAGTTGTTCCATATAAAGGGTGTATTTTTCCCTTTGATCTTTGCTTAGAAATTCGGACACTCTTTTATCTGTAGCGTCAGAGAGCGCTTGAATTTGTTTTATTTTTTCGTCTTGATTACTGCTTTCATTTTTCAAAAGTATGCCTTGTTCTTTTATACTTTCGATAAGAACATTCGATACTGCAATTTCCTGAAGCGCATCAAGATTTAGTTCAGGCTTCATTGTTTCCATTATTTTAGCAACGGTTACTTCAACAGGGATCTCTTTTGGTTTAGAAGTATTGGCAGATGGTCCCATGCCACCCATGCCTTGACTCATTCCACCGTTCATTCCTCCTCCGTAGCCACCACGGCCACCATATCCATTACCGTAGCCATTTCCATATCCATTTCCGTATTGAGCAGAAATAGGGTTAGCGAAAAATAAAATAAATGCAAATAGTATTGCAGCTTGAATTGTTTTCATGTTTTATATTTTTAAAATCAAAAAATCAAAAAAATGTATTGTAAATTTAAACAGGTTCACCGTATAAATCAAATTCTGTAGCTTCTATTATTTTAATATTAACAAATTCTCCAGTTTTTACATAATGTTTAGAGGCATCGATTAGCACTTCGTTATCAACATCTGGGCTGTCAAATTCTGTTCTTCCAACAAAATGAGCACCTTCTTTTCTGTCTATAATACATTTAAAAGTTTGTCCAACTTTCTCTTGGTTTAAATCCCATGAAATCTGAGATTGTAATTCCATGATTTCGTTAGCACGATCTTGCTTTACTTCGTCTGGAACATCGTCTTCTAGTAAATAAGCATGTGTGTTTTCTTCATGCGAATAAGCGAAGCATCCCATTCTGTCGAATTTCATTTCCTGAACAAAGTCTTTAAGGATATTGAAATCTTCTTGAGTTTCCCCTGGGTATCCAACGATTAAAGTAGTTCTGATAGCCATTCCAGGAACAGCTTTACGGAAATCTTTTAGTAATTGAGTTGTTTTTTCTTGAGTTGTACCACGACGCATAGATTTTAAAACTGAATCAGAAATGTGTTGCAACGGTATATCAATATAGTTACAGATCTTAGGCTCACGTTTCATAACTTCTAGTACATCCATTGGGAAACCAGATGGGAAAGCGTAATGTAAACGAATCCATTCAATACCTTCTACTTTTACTAGTGCTTCAAGTAATTCAGCTAAATTTCTTTTCTTATATATATCAAGACCGTAATAAGTTAAATCTTGAGCAATCAAAATTAATTCTTTTACACCATTTTTGGCTAATCCTTCCGTTTCTTTAACCAATTTTTCAATGGTTTGAGAGACGTGTTTTCCACGCATAAGAGGAATCGCGCAAAAGCTACAAGGTCTGTCGCAACCTTCTGCGATTTTTAAATAAGCGTAATTTTTTGGAGTAGTTGTTAAACGCTCTCCTAATAATTCATGTTTATAATCGGCACCCAATGCTTTTAATAATTGAGGTAACTCAGTAGTTCCGAAAAACTGATCTACATTTGGGATTTCTTTTTCTAAATCAGGTCTATAACGTTCAGATAAGCATCCTGTAACGAAAACTTTATCGACTAGTCCTTTTTCTTTTTTGTCTGCGTACTCTAAAATCATGTTTACTGACTCCGCTTTAGCGTTATCAATAAAGCCACAAGTATTTATAACAATAATATTGCCTTCTTCGGCAGCAGGAGCTTCATGTGTTACTTCTTTTCCGTTAGCGCGAAGTTGACCCATAAGTACTTCACTATCATATACATTTTTCGAACACCCAAGAGTGATTACGTTGATTTTATTCTTTTTTAAAGACTTGGTTCTCATACTTTTATAAATTGGAGTGCAAAATTACATTTTTTATTCCTAGAAACACCATGATTCCTTGTTTTTTCTGAAGTTGGTGTTGTTGGATTTAAGTATTTTTTGGTAGTTTTCGGGCTCTTATTTTTATTTCCTCTTTTTCTATTCATATTATGAACGTAAAAAGATGTTGCTTTCGTCAGGGCAAAAAAAATCCGTCTTGATAAAGATCAGACGGATTTTATACGTGTGCCGATAGTCTGTTATAATTCAAATAACATTGTTAATGAAACATTGTTGAATTTCGAATTGATTTTAGCAGTGTCTATAAGTCCTTGATTAAAGAATGCTTGTTGCGAGTCTCTTTTTGCGTAAGAGTAGGCTAAGTCTACTTTAGTTGCTCCGAAATTATATCCTAAACCTCCAGAATAGCTGTTTAAGTCACCAATTGTAGTGCCATTTTTGTACGGGCTTTGTTCGTATCTGTAACCTGCTCTTAAGCTAAGCAGTTTGATTTTGTATTCAGCTCCAACTCGTACTTCGCTACTGCTAGTTAATTCATTGCTCATTGTTTTATTTACGCTTCTAAAAATGATATCGTTAGTAGGTTTGAATTTAGTGTTCCCGTAATCTTTTATTGCATAATCAACGCTTAATAATCCAGTTTTTCCAAAAATATATGCGAAACTGGCAGTCCATTTTCCAGGAGTTTGCAGTTTGTATGATTCATAAACATTGATAATTAGCGGATCAACTATATTAGAAGGAAGTTCGCCTGTGTTATTACTGCTTACGGTTACTAATTTTTGAGTGGTTTCATCGTAAAGTTTGTACCATGTATTAGATTCGTATGCAAGTCCTAGTCTTACTTGATCGGTTACTTTTGCGATAGCACCTATTTGAAAAGAAAATCCATTTCCGTAAGTGTATAGTTGGTTGTCAAAACGTAATCTGTTTATTTGATAAGATGAACTGTTATTATTGATGTTATCTTCATAAAAACTTGTGTTTCTTGTATAGTCTGCAAAATGAGAGTTCAGGTTTATACCAATGAATAATTTGTCTTTATATGAAGTTGCTGCATTAAAAGAAAGTTTTCCGTTGTAACCGTTGGTATGAATTTCGTTTTCTTGGTAATAATTCCCTCCATCAGGAACAAGTGTTCTGTATGCGGTGTTTGGATCATTTTCGTCAATGCGTCTGATTATAGCTCCTTCATTTCCTAACATTGCTTGTTGAGCGGCATAACCCGTTAATCCTGGGTATTCTTTGACTGGGAAATAGCTACCGAGAAAACGGTATAGGTTTCTTATGGATTCTCCATCTTGTTTAATAACATATTCTTGTGGTACTGGTTTGCCATTATTACCTTCATTAGCGTAGCTTAAAAAATATTTATCTACAGAATTTGTTGGATTTACGCCTGAAGAAAAAATATTATTATTATAGTTGTTAGTGTTTTCGTAATTAACAGCTATAGATAGTTTTTTCCAGTTGCTACTAGGACGCGTGTCTTTAAAAACCATAACACCACCAGCCTGATTTAAGATGAATGAATTTTCGCTATCCTTGGTTTTTGTTCCGAAATAATTAGAGTTATTCTTAGTGTTATAATTGCTTAAAGTTACCCCAAATTGATTGTTTGCAAATATTGCAGAACCAGCTGGGTTAATGTTTAAAGAAGATAAGTCTCCGCCAAGTGCTCCAAAGGCACCTCCCATAGCACGAAAACGAGCAGTTCCGTTTAAATTGTCTTGAGAATAGCGCATTGCGTCAGATATATCTTGCGCATGTGCAGCACTTATAGATAGTCCAGTAAGTACTAGGAATATATACTTTTTCATAATTCAGGTAAATTTTAGTTCATTTATGGAAGAAGTGGGTTATCTTCTTCCGCCACTAGAAGATCTTGTGCCACCGCCACCGCCAGAACTTCTTGCTCCGCCACCGCCATCGTATGAACGACCTGATGAACTTGGAGTGTAAGATCTTGATGGAGTATTGTTAGAGCTTGGGCTGTATGTTCTGCTTGGTGAGCTACTATTGTTGTCTCTACGAGTTGGTGTATAGCTGTTGTTTTGTGAACCTGAAGCTGCATTTCTACGAGTCGGGTTGTATGTGCTATTAGAAGATTGGTCTCTTCTTGTGTAATTACTGTTGTTATTTCTTGTTGAGTTATACGAATCGTTTCTTCTGTAGTCAGTATAGTTTGTATTACTGCTTCCTCTTCTGTTAGTGAAAGTTGAGTTCTGGCTATCGTATCTTCTGTTTGTATAGTTGGTGTTGTTACTGCTTCTTCTATTTACAGAGTAATCTGAATTTCTGTTAGAGTAACTTCTATTTGAGTAATTATTTCTATTTATGCTATTGTTGTAAATAGC
The nucleotide sequence above comes from Flavobacterium branchiarum. Encoded proteins:
- the nusB gene encoding transcription antitermination factor NusB — translated: MQSIYAMHQNGSDNLEKEEKFLFYSIDNIQDLYLVMVSSLIEICKKETIFLHLSSKKHLATAEERNPNEKFIKNAIFQILAENNSLSIALENRKITNWSLNDDYIILLLNDIKASSLYAKYMSNSVNTFEEDKQFIVDLFTEVIVPNEKLYEYLEDDKLTWVDDIPVVNTHIIKQLKNITDGEDDNFRVPKLYKDNEDRDFVKDLFRKTVLNESEFAKEYVDKTPNWDSDRIAEIDTIILKMAICEFLKFPSIPVKVTLNEYLEIAKEYSTPKSSIFINGILDNLVKELEASKKLIKAGRGLM
- a CDS encoding N-acetylmuramoyl-L-alanine amidase translates to MRKYFYCLTIAIAITSCSTNPYKSSEKVYDQQLKSLENKITSKDAQPIPPPIATISIDTSYANQLHIYKDSLSQTGSTSLQNGINTQWIGTVNFNLRKPNFIIIHHTAQDSLQQTVNTFTKTKTQVSAHYIISRDGKVVQMLNDYLRAWHAGNATWGKNTDLNSSSLGIELDNNGVEPFSETQMNSLIALLTRLKKEYNVPTQNILGHADIAPGRKQDPSKLFPWKTLAGLGFGIWQDEILEEAPFDFRIEPALRIIGYNTKNLTAAITAFKLHYIQTEVDNVLDRKTINTIYSIYKKQ
- the yajC gene encoding preprotein translocase subunit YajC, with protein sequence MEQLTQFAPFLLMFVVIYFFMIRPQQKRAKNEKEFESSLKVGDKIITKSGLHGKVSELAETTVVIETMSGKLKMERSAISMEMSAALAKK
- a CDS encoding OmpP1/FadL family transporter produces the protein MKKYIFLVLTGLSISAAHAQDISDAMRYSQDNLNGTARFRAMGGAFGALGGDLSSLNINPAGSAIFANNQFGVTLSNYNTKNNSNYFGTKTKDSENSFILNQAGGVMVFKDTRPSSNWKKLSIAVNYENTNNYNNNIFSSGVNPTNSVDKYFLSYANEGNNGKPVPQEYVIKQDGESIRNLYRFLGSYFPVKEYPGLTGYAAQQAMLGNEGAIIRRIDENDPNTAYRTLVPDGGNYYQENEIHTNGYNGKLSFNAATSYKDKLFIGINLNSHFADYTRNTSFYEDNINNNSSSYQINRLRFDNQLYTYGNGFSFQIGAIAKVTDQVRLGLAYESNTWYKLYDETTQKLVTVSSNNTGELPSNIVDPLIINVYESYKLQTPGKWTASFAYIFGKTGLLSVDYAIKDYGNTKFKPTNDIIFRSVNKTMSNELTSSSEVRVGAEYKIKLLSLRAGYRYEQSPYKNGTTIGDLNSYSGGLGYNFGATKVDLAYSYAKRDSQQAFFNQGLIDTAKINSKFNNVSLTMLFEL
- the rimO gene encoding 30S ribosomal protein S12 methylthiotransferase RimO, with the protein product MRTKSLKKNKINVITLGCSKNVYDSEVLMGQLRANGKEVTHEAPAAEEGNIIVINTCGFIDNAKAESVNMILEYADKKEKGLVDKVFVTGCLSERYRPDLEKEIPNVDQFFGTTELPQLLKALGADYKHELLGERLTTTPKNYAYLKIAEGCDRPCSFCAIPLMRGKHVSQTIEKLVKETEGLAKNGVKELILIAQDLTYYGLDIYKKRNLAELLEALVKVEGIEWIRLHYAFPSGFPMDVLEVMKREPKICNYIDIPLQHISDSVLKSMRRGTTQEKTTQLLKDFRKAVPGMAIRTTLIVGYPGETQEDFNILKDFVQEMKFDRMGCFAYSHEENTHAYLLEDDVPDEVKQDRANEIMELQSQISWDLNQEKVGQTFKCIIDRKEGAHFVGRTEFDSPDVDNEVLIDASKHYVKTGEFVNIKIIEATEFDLYGEPV
- a CDS encoding outer membrane beta-barrel protein — encoded protein: MKRVLHILALMLTSSFAFAQDDKETTNPATVFGGSADLYYKYDFSKQQNGLTSFTNSQDSFELGMASIEASHKFGKASVFVDLGFGTRVTEFSYNEYEDNSKASFLIKQLFLKYDLSDSFSITAGSFGTHMGYELLDAVDNKNYSTSYAFSYGPFFNTGVKVQYTTEEFSFMLGVTNPTDFKSAMDAGSSQKTYVGQFGYITDKGSAYLNFTSGSTNPTPGATVVPTGENKTQFDIVGTKAVNDIFSLGFNAAYAKTTNDYDSNLDGEWFSVVGYAYYKFKENLGLAYRMEYFNAKDAALSLGTVAGSNVFANTVSLNYKVGNMTIIPEIRLDSASADVFLDSNSAPTGKMAFALVAATYSF